From the genome of Agromyces intestinalis:
GCGATCCGCCTCGTCAAGCACGACCGCGCCGAGATCGACGCCTTCCGCAACCAGGTGCCGCACCTGCCCGGCGTGCTCGGCGTCTTCCATATGGCGGGCGCCGACGACTACCTGCTGCACGTGGCGGCACGCGACGCCGAAGAGCTGCGGCAGTTCGTGCTCGCGCACCTCACGGGGCATCCGGCAGTCGCGCACACCGAGACGAACCTCATCTTCGAGCACGTCGACGGCGACGGCTGGCAGCAGCTCATCGGCTGACGGGCGATGCGAGGCGGATGTCTCGGAGCCGACGTCCCGGCGGCACCGCGCCCGCCCGTTCGGAGACCCGAAATGCTGCCAATCCGGGCGAACGGAACGTGC
Proteins encoded in this window:
- a CDS encoding Lrp/AsnC family transcriptional regulator, whose protein sequence is MPQPLELDRIDRALLTALSQNARASGAALAHEVGVAESTVSLRLRRLQQEGTVRGFHVDVDLASVGVSLQALIAIRLVKHDRAEIDAFRNQVPHLPGVLGVFHMAGADDYLLHVAARDAEELRQFVLAHLTGHPAVAHTETNLIFEHVDGDGWQQLIG